The Sulfolobus islandicus Y.N.15.51 sequence TCTTATTTCCCTTAATAGGGATAATAGGTCCATTACCAGCATGGATAGTTCTAGGTTTTCCAGTTCCTTTTGCTGCTGCATTGTTATGGTTTACAATTCCAAAGACAGTAGGGGTTAGACTTGAGGAGGTCAATGAAGCTTACAGAGAGGGCGCTACACAAAGATAAGTCATAGCTAAATAATCATTAGCGAAACTTTAGAGAATTAATAGTGAAAGTTTCTTAAAATTAAATAGTAAACTATATATGGAGTCAAAAATATAAGATTGATTAGGTGGAAGGATTCCTCTAGATCCGGAAGTAAGTAGCATTGAAGAAATGGAAGCTAAAGGTATTTACGCTATACCCAGTAGAGGAGGGCCAAATAACCCTATCTGGGCTTACGCGTTAGCAAATCCACATATGCCAGGTCCAGATCCCAAATATAAGACTATAAGTGATTTCTTAATGGATAGTTTGTATATAAGTGGATCAGCGAATCCTTACGATTATCCATGTTCTAAAAAAGAAGATGTTCCCAATTTTAGCTTCTTTCGACTCTTACTGGCCATAGGTTAAGTCTAGAAAGGGGGTTAAAATTTGACTATAAGGAAATACTTGTACCCACTATAGCATTTGTCAGCAAAAGGTTCGGTCTTCAAGTCTTTGACAGCTAGAGATTACCTCCAAATAGTGAAGTCATCTCGTTGAAGGGATATGGCCATTTGGATGTGTACACTGGACTGAATCCTTTTTCATGTTAATAGAAATCTTTTTATATTTAAGTATGTTAAGATTTCATTGATAAATGATGATCTCTCATGCCGATGTGGGCTATGCCCAAAAGGGTGAGGGGGATTACGGAGATGTGAGCCCAGTGCCGTTGGGGTCGAAGGAGCCCCATGACCCACATACCGTTAAGTTTGGTAGGTGGTTGAGGGCTAAGTCTCTACACTCGATCATGAATGAATATAAAATGATTGAAATGAAAGTGTAGGGGACAAACGGAAAACAGTGAAAAAGACGTCAACTCCATAGTGTTAAAGTGGTTGTCGCAACAACATTAATTACTTTATTTCACCTTTCTTTTCCCTATATTTAACCATCTCTACTAATATTTTATCAATGTTCTCCAATTTTGAGGCTGGAGGATTTCCCTTCAACTCGCTATAAGCTCTAGCCAAATTTCCAATTATCCTCTCCTTACTTATCCATTCCTCATATTTGCCTAAATTTACTTCATAGGCAGCTCTAATAGGATCATCAATATTCTTCATCAGTTTTCTAGCCTCATCCCTCACAAAGATTAAGTAATCCCTTGATTCATATAAGGTTTTTCTATCATAACTTACCTCACCGTGACCAGGTACATAAACCTCTGCGTTAAGATTAGCTAGGTTCTCTAACGTATTTATATATCCTTGAATGTAGCCCATTAACGCAAATGGAGTACAAGGTGGAGAAAAGAGGAGGTCACCAGTAAATACAACCTTTTTATTAGGAACATAGACGTAGATGTCACTAATCGTATGTGCGTAGCCAACATAAGCTATTCTAACTTCATCATCATCAATAAATATTCTCATCTCATCATCAATTACTACTTCTTGGGGAGTGTATTTATAGCCCGAAAAATCTATTGTACTAAATAACTTCTCGTAGGGATTACTCCCTCTCTTCATTCCCTCTACTACCTTCTCCCTACAATTCTTATGGCAAATGGTTATTGCGTTAGGGAATAAGTGATTAGTCCACAAATGGTCTTCATGTTCATGAGTATTTATCAAATACTTTATTGGCTTATCCGTTACTTTCCTTATTTCAGAAATGAATTGTTTAGTCATTTTCTCATTCGTTAATGAATCCACTACTATAGCGTAATTTTTACCAATTATTACCCCAGTATTGCTTAAGAACCAATCACCATTAGGTTGAATGAAAGCGTATACGTTATCACTTATCCTTTCGAACTTATATTGAACTTCCATGATAATATATTACCTTTTTCGATTAAATATTTTTAGAGAGCATGAAACTACTAAGTTTCGTTAAGGATAATAGGGTAAGAAGTGGTGTTTTGGTTAACGATGAGCATGTGGCAGATCTGAATACCTCCTGTTATCTAATGCTAATGGAGAAAGGGGAAGATGAACAGTTTGTGGAGAGGTATTGCCAAGCTATTGTCCCTCCAGATATGCTAAGTGTTCTTCAAGCTGGAGATAGGGGATTGGAAATGGTCAAGGAAATTTTGGAGTGGGCAAAGAAGAGAAATGAGGTTCTTTATAATATTAATCATGTTAAGTTAAAGGCCCCATTATTAAGGGCGAATATGTTAAGGGATTTCTTAGCATTTAAAGGTCACGTTGAGGCTACTTATAGGAGAAGAGGGCAGCCTATTCCTGAAGAATGGTTCAAGATACCTATTTATTACAAGGGAGATCCAGCAATATTTTATGGTCATTTAGAGGAAGTACCTTGGCCGAAGTACTCTAATCACGTTGATATAGAGTTAGAAATAGCAGCCATAATATATAAGAAAGGTAAGGATATTGATAAAAGAAAAGCAAAGGATTACATATTAGGTTTTACAATTTTCAATGATTTTAGTGCGAGAGATATACAAATGGCTGAAATGAAAGGTTTGTTAGGTCCAGCTAAGGGTAAGGACTTCGCCAATGGATTGGGGCCTTGGATAGTTACTAAGGACGAGTTATCAGACATTAAGGGGTTAGGAGTTTACGCTAAAATCAATAATGAAATCTGGTGTGATACTAGGGCAGAGGACATGCAATGGACTTTTGAAGAAATGATAGAATATGTCTCACAAGACGAACACATTAGGCCCGGCGATGTTTTCGGTAGTGGCACTGTAAGTGGATGTACTGGATTAGATATAGGTAAATCGTTAAAGCCAAATAGTAGTATAGAACTTTATGTGGAAAAAATAGGTATTCTGAAAAATGTTATAGTAAAAAATCAATAGTTAAATATTTTTTTAATTGATGATGCAATATGATGTATTGCCTCCCTTCCCACATCTAAATATTCGTAAAAGCTCACGAAACCGTGAATCATGCCGTTATATCTTAAGCTTATTGCCTTTACTCCACTCATCTTCAATTTATGAGCGTAAATTTCCCCTTGATCTCTTAAGGGATCATACTCAGCAGTTATTACCAACGCTGGAGGAAGGTTATGTGGATTAGCGAACACAGGTGAGGCTAAAGGATTATAATAGTCATTATCATCCTTAACATACTGCTTATTGTACCATAAAATTCTCTCATAGGTTAGGAAATATCCATCACCGTAATTATATATTGAGGGGGAGGAATCTAACATGTTAACTACAGGGTATATTAAAACTTGATACTTCACAATATTATCCTTATTATCTCTATTAAGAATACTAACTACTGCAGACAAATTGCCTCCTGCACTATCACCGGCAACTGCAATTTTTGACGTGTCTATTGATAACTTTCCTCCATTATTAGCCAACCACTTAACAACGTCATAAGCTTCATAAACTTGTGTAGGGAATTTGTGTTCTGGAGCTAATCTATAATCCACTGAAACTACTATCGTATTTGATAATTTCGAAATTAGCCTACATACACTATCATGAGTATCTAAGTTCCCATAAACGAAACCTCCTCCATGATAATACACTACAGCGGGTAGGTTTTCCTTTAGGCTTGGAAAATAGAGTCTAATTTTTATATCCCCATTACTCCCTGAAATAGTCATATTACGGATATCATTCAGTTCAACTTTCTCTTTATTAAATAAATTGACAAAAAGTTCATTTCTGACTTTTCTGAACTCTTGTGGTGTTAGAGGAGTTGTAGGTAATAACGAATTTATTTTAGTTAGGAGATCTTTAACTTGAGGATCAAGTGGCATGTTATAATAAATATGTTGAATTAAAATAAATATTTAGCTGAAGAATTTTTTCGGATTCTCCTTGAATATTATATCTATAACCTCCTCACTCACTCCATTTTTCTTTAAGAACGGTATGGTATCCTCAAATATTAGTGCCATACTCCATCTTGGAGCGAGTTTAGGTTTAAGCTCTGGTCTAGCAGTCCCCCAGTCAATTGTGCAACAATAGTCATGTGAAATCATTATCCTATCAGAGTAACCATCCTTGATTAGTTTCAATGTTGTTTCATTTCTCTTATCAACTGGTAAGAACAAATCTAAACCATATCTATCTAATCCGATAAAGGATCCCTTATCTGCTATCTTCTTTATATAATCCGTATTATCAGTGTCCCCCAAATGTCCTATTAATATCTTTCCTGGATCAACACCTTCTTCCATTAATATTCTCTGTTCTTCTAATCCAGTGTTATTGTGAGCATTAGAATGCGTAATTATAGGTACTTTAGCTTCCTTATGGGTTATAGCTGCTGCTCTTATTACCTTCTCTACATCTTTAGTAATGCCTGGCTCGTCTGCAGCTATCTTTACGAAGCCAGCCTTATTGGAAGTAGCCTGTATTCCCTCTTTTATATCGTGAATAAATAGGTCAGCTATCTCATCAATTGACCTATTTAAGAAATAGAAAGGTAAGTCAACGTATATGTAAATCCCCGTCCCTGCTACCAAATTTATCCCAGTGTCCTTAACTACCTTTTCCATAAATCTAATGTCCCTTCCCAATCCCATTACTGTAGGATCCACTATAGTCTTTACTCCAAATTGTATAGCCCTTTTAACCTCATTTACAGCGTTTCTTAACTCCTCATCTTCATTGTACAAATGAGGCCATTGATATCTGACTGCTTCACTAAAAACTCTTAAATGTTCATGAATCAGCGTAAATCCCATATCCTCAGCTTCTATTGGCTCTTTCCCAACTAATGGTATTCTCATATAATAGTTTATTTTTATCCATAATAGATAAGCTTTTCTGTGAATAAAGGTTTATTAGTGTATATATCTAAATTTTTCTGTGAACCAAAGTATATTATCTGATAGACCATGGTTTAAATATTGGCCACCTAAATTACCTAAGTCATTAGACTACCCAGAAGTTCCCCTATTCAATATTGTTGAGGTCTCCTCACAGAGGTATCCTAATAAGACTGCTATAATATATTATGGTAATAGGATAACGTATAGGGAATTATGGGAAATTATACTTAGATTTTCAGCATTTCTACATAATGAACTTAAAGTGAGAAAAGGGGATCGAATAGCAGTATTTATGCCAAACTCAATACAATGGGTTATAGCGTATTTTGGAATTCTAAGAGCTAACGCGATATTGATTCCAATAAACCCATTATTGGCAGAAGATGAGCTTAACTACATACTTAGGGACTCTGGTTCAGTTGGAGTAATAACTTTGTCCTCATATCTTAACAAGGTACTTAAAGCTAAAGAGAATACTCAAGTTAAATGGGTTATAGCAGGTAAGTTTAAGGACTATCTTCCAGAGAAACCAGAAA is a genomic window containing:
- a CDS encoding alpha/beta hydrolase, whose protein sequence is MPLDPQVKDLLTKINSLLPTTPLTPQEFRKVRNELFVNLFNKEKVELNDIRNMTISGSNGDIKIRLYFPSLKENLPAVVYYHGGGFVYGNLDTHDSVCRLISKLSNTIVVSVDYRLAPEHKFPTQVYEAYDVVKWLANNGGKLSIDTSKIAVAGDSAGGNLSAVVSILNRDNKDNIVKYQVLIYPVVNMLDSSPSIYNYGDGYFLTYERILWYNKQYVKDDNDYYNPLASPVFANPHNLPPALVITAEYDPLRDQGEIYAHKLKMSGVKAISLRYNGMIHGFVSFYEYLDVGREAIHHIASSIKKIFNY
- a CDS encoding fumarylacetoacetate hydrolase family protein; the protein is MKLLSFVKDNRVRSGVLVNDEHVADLNTSCYLMLMEKGEDEQFVERYCQAIVPPDMLSVLQAGDRGLEMVKEILEWAKKRNEVLYNINHVKLKAPLLRANMLRDFLAFKGHVEATYRRRGQPIPEEWFKIPIYYKGDPAIFYGHLEEVPWPKYSNHVDIELEIAAIIYKKGKDIDKRKAKDYILGFTIFNDFSARDIQMAEMKGLLGPAKGKDFANGLGPWIVTKDELSDIKGLGVYAKINNEIWCDTRAEDMQWTFEEMIEYVSQDEHIRPGDVFGSGTVSGCTGLDIGKSLKPNSSIELYVEKIGILKNVIVKNQ
- a CDS encoding phosphotriesterase family protein; translation: MRIPLVGKEPIEAEDMGFTLIHEHLRVFSEAVRYQWPHLYNEDEELRNAVNEVKRAIQFGVKTIVDPTVMGLGRDIRFMEKVVKDTGINLVAGTGIYIYVDLPFYFLNRSIDEIADLFIHDIKEGIQATSNKAGFVKIAADEPGITKDVEKVIRAAAITHKEAKVPIITHSNAHNNTGLEEQRILMEEGVDPGKILIGHLGDTDNTDYIKKIADKGSFIGLDRYGLDLFLPVDKRNETTLKLIKDGYSDRIMISHDYCCTIDWGTARPELKPKLAPRWSMALIFEDTIPFLKKNGVSEEVIDIIFKENPKKFFS
- a CDS encoding MBL fold metallo-hydrolase, which codes for MEVQYKFERISDNVYAFIQPNGDWFLSNTGVIIGKNYAIVVDSLTNEKMTKQFISEIRKVTDKPIKYLINTHEHEDHLWTNHLFPNAITICHKNCREKVVEGMKRGSNPYEKLFSTIDFSGYKYTPQEVVIDDEMRIFIDDDEVRIAYVGYAHTISDIYVYVPNKKVVFTGDLLFSPPCTPFALMGYIQGYINTLENLANLNAEVYVPGHGEVSYDRKTLYESRDYLIFVRDEARKLMKNIDDPIRAAYEVNLGKYEEWISKERIIGNLARAYSELKGNPPASKLENIDKILVEMVKYREKKGEIK
- a CDS encoding esterase, with protein sequence MEAKGIYAIPSRGGPNNPIWAYALANPHMPGPDPKYKTISDFLMDSLYISGSANPYDYPCSKKEDVPNFSFFRLLLAIG